A single Mustelus asterias chromosome 4, sMusAst1.hap1.1, whole genome shotgun sequence DNA region contains:
- the LOC144492964 gene encoding E3 ubiquitin-protein ligase TRIM16-like: MAASRQLLLEGELCCAICLELFTEPVTIPCGHNFCMECIKSYWDKEANATSPCCPKCRVSFPHKPHLCKNIALCEVVEKISKPEEVAPPESCIDPDDAVCDFCIDRKVKATKSCLVCKASFCDAHVRPHLVNAALSHHELVDAVKSVENRQCKRHNRPLELFCRTDETFICCICVVQEHGEHLFVTVDEERAKQQRKLAGKEATLEKLVEMTENEIGELRKQSDSIINSAITLQKGFAAKFKELVQDIENANIKVAEFIEKEKQTAVIKSKDAITKKEEKCIELRARKLRLGKLSGIRDDIKFLQEVKALSNEHVKAPSQVISDVGISLADLRQIFVNLTGQLESKCNQIVENLGPEVAGLRQYWPKSPEPQNRVELLTYSRQLMLDSKTAHKCLSLTKENRRATNIWPEEVYEVDHSERFDCCWQVLCAEKLEKGAHYWEVEISEGSCLGVTYKSIKRKGPDYCCFIGKNDHSWGIQLYSTHCSAWHNNIETRVKSEKYEQIGVYLNCSNGSLSFYGVSDTVTLIHKFQAVFTEPLYPAFRLINSQSFCHISD; this comes from the coding sequence ATGGCTGCGTCTCGTCAGCTTCTTCTGGAGGGGGAACTTTGCTGTGCCATCTGTTTGGAGTTGTTCACAGAACCTGTTACAATCCCCTGTGGTCATAATTTCTGCATGGAATGCATAAAGAGTTATTGGGATAAAGAGGCGAACGCAACGTCACCCTGCTGCCCCAAATGTCGAGTGAGCTTCCCCCACAAGCCTCACCTTTGCAAAAACATTGCCCTGTGCGAGGTGGTGGAGAAGATCTCCAAACCTGAGGAGGTGGCTCCACCAGAGTCTTGCATTGACCCAGACGATGCGGTGTGCGACTTTTGCATTGACCGCAAGGTTAAGGCCACTAAGTCCTGTTTGGTGTGCAAGGCATCGTTCTGCGATGCCCATGTCAGGCCGCACCTTGTAAACGCAGCGCTGAGCCATCACGAGCTGGTCGATGCAGTCAAAAGCGTGGAGAACCGGCAATGCAAACGGCACAACAGGCCGCTGGAACTGTTCTGTCGAACGGATGAGACTTTTATCTGCTGTATATGTGTCGTCCAAGAACACGGGGAGCACCTATTTGTGACTGTAGATGAGGAGAGAGCCAAGCAGCAAAGAAAGCTGGCAGGTAAAGAGGCAACGTTGGAAAAACTGGTAGAAATGACTgagaatgagattggagaattaagAAAGCAAAGCGATTCAATTATAAACTCTGCGATCACTTTGCAAAAAGGCTTTGCTGCTAAATTTAAGGAATTGGTCCAAGACATTGAAAATGCAAATATCAAAGTGGCTGAATTTATAGAGAAAGAGAAGCAGACAGCAGTAATTAAATCTAAAGATGCCATCACCAAAAAGGAAGAGAAATGTATTGAATTAAGGGCGAGGAAGCTACGGCTGGGAAAGCTTTCTGGTATTCGTGATGATATCAAATTCCTACAGGAGGTTAAAGCTCTCAGCAATGAGCATGTAAAAGCCCCATCCCAGGTCATCAGTGACGTGGGTATTAGTTTGGCTGACTTAAGGCAGATTTTTGTTAACCTCACGGGACAACTGGAGAGCAAATGCAATCAAATCGTAGAAAACCTTGGCCCTGAAGTAGCCGGCTTGAGACAGTATTGGCCAAAGTCACCAGAACCGCAGAACCGGGTGGAACTTCTCACGTATTCCCGCCAGCTGATGCTTGACTCAAAGACAGCACACAAGTGCCTCTCCCTGACCAAGGAGAACCGCAGAGCGACGAATATCTGGCCAGAGGAGGTTTACGAAGTTGACCACTCAGAACGGTTTGACTGTTGCTGGCAAGTGCTGTGTGCGGAGAAACTGGAGAAAGGTGCCCATTACTGGGAGGTTGAAATCAGTGAAGGTAGCTGCCTGGGTGTGACATATAAAAGCATCAAGAGAAAAGGACCTGACTACTGCTGTTTCATTGGGAAGAATGATCATTCTTGGGGTATACAGTTGTACAGTACTCATTGCTCAGCGTGGCACAATAATATAGAAACTCGAGTAAAATCGGAGAAATATGAACAAATTGGTGTGTATCTAAACTGTTCTAATGGAAGTCTCTCATTTTATGGTGTTTCGGATACAGTGACCTTAATCCACAAATTTCAGGCTGTATTCACTGAGCCGCTGTATCCAGCTTTCAGACTCATAAATAGCCAGTCATTTTGTCATATTTCTGACTGA